DNA sequence from the Pelecanus crispus isolate bPelCri1 chromosome 4, bPelCri1.pri, whole genome shotgun sequence genome:
ATGTGTGAGCTCAGTTTGAAGCTGCTGGAAGACACTGTGAAGAAGAATACATCGTGACTAACTGGAAAACCAAGGGCTCTCTGGAAAACACACCATATCAATCCCAAATTACAAAGAAGGacacagagggagaaaagaaaaaagtttaactGCTCCAAAGTATCCAGTGACTGCAAAATAAATCACTGCCATGTGAAGTTCCACAGAAAAACTACGCTATCCAGATACATTGTTGTCTGGAAGAAATGCAAGCCTTTTATTTGGACTGTGAAAGGAGAGAAGCCTTTGAACACAAGGCATGTGCAGCTCAAAGCTGCCATGCTGTTGCTCTGTTGTATCTTAATGAGAAGGATGGGTCTGGAGCAAGAAATGCTGGATCCCCTCCATCTCCTAATAGCAAAGATTTAAGGAACACTTTTTCAGAGTCATTTTTGTCTGAGGTTTCTTTTCAGACATCAGTTTACAGTGCATGTTAAGCAGTGTGTGTTGCCTAGTGTGTTAACAGGTGTCAGTGAACTTTGAACCTAGTAGGAAATATTCACacttttttccaggtttttaattttttccatggTACAACTATATTCAAACTTTGATTCGGAACACTTTCAAAGGTCATTTATATACACAGGCCAtttcataatcttttttttgtagTGCTCTAtccctcttctgtttttttaagttcttctgCGAGTTAAGCTCTATGGAAAGTGAGCTATACCTGGAAATTGCCAAGGGAATGGTGATTTTGTATAAGTCACAAGTTCGGTGAGAGCAGCCTCAAGCTGCCACTCAAAGTAGTAACATTTTTTTAGGCAGAACATTAGTATGTGAGTCAGCAATAACTGCTTCGCTTCATGGCAGCCTGCTTGTTGAAGCTCAGAAagcttagggaaaaaaaaagtgtgtaacCTTGGTAACAGGATAATTTGTCttaagccacaaaaaaaaaggtgacttgCAAAAGAAGCAACTTTGTTCTCTCTCCCCACTTCTCACCTTTCCCTGCTTCTGCCCTGAAAACCTCAGTCCCCAAAGCAATGTTGATCAAGTCTAGTAGTCAAATTTCTTGGACCCTCTGTTATCTTGACAATTCTGAACTTTCTGATGGCCATCTTCCAGCCTGATGGGAGACCACGGTACTATCCTGGTACCAGGGCATGAGCGAGACTCTAGGtttataaacagaagaaaaagagcagtATTTCCCAGATGGTAAACAGCGTGTAAGTGGTCCTTTTTTTCAATACTTCAGTGGGATTCATATAACTTGTGACatcagctttgctgctgtgtcTGAGAGCCTTCGGTGGTCACACAGGGTGCTTGCTAGTGAACAGCCGGTGAGCAAAAGACATCAACAGTCTTGTTAGTCAGCCGAGGGGCCCATAACTCTGGATGATTTGGATGCAAAGTAGCTACAATACTCTCTGAAGCAACATGTAATTTGAGTGTAAGAAAAGGAACATTGCTCTGAGATGCAGGCAGCTCTCACTTACCCAAGGTAAGGGCAGGAAGGGGAAGATGGTCTGGCTAAAATACGTAATCTCAAGTGTGAGAACACATGATCCATTTGCATTTGAGAAACATATGTTGTTTTTGCATTGGGCAGAGTGTTAAACAGTTTTAAGCAGAGTGGTACCCGGTGTGGGTGGAATCTACTTTCAGATGCAGTGCAGTATGATGCAGCAGATAAAGGTGAAGGTGAATTTTGTTTAATCCCTGACACACAGGTTTGGGCAGTACTGATTCGGTCCGGAGGAACTATTGAGGTATCTCCAGTGAAATGCGTGGAGGCTTTCAGGATCATGAGCTAACCTCTTTCCAGGGAAATTTCTACAAGTGCTGAGTTGATTTAGAAGCATGATATtatcaaaatgtgttttatgtGATTTAGCAAATGTGTTGTCTTTTTTACCACATGTTAATACCAGGTTGTATTTAtcttaaaggcagaaaaataggAGCTCAAGAGTCAACTCTTTTACCTAGAAATTATTTagcctggaaagaaaaagccatttaCAATCTCTCTCAAGTCAATGGACTTCCTCCAACTTGATAATcagtttcttgttttattttcttgttttattttttatgggTCAGCCACAGCAATGAAGTAAATGTATGTTCTTTCTCTTATGCTTTTTATTGGTTTTTCTCCCATGCTTTAGGGGGGGTGGACAGGGGGGAGGGGAtcattttcctgttgctttaaATAGCATTTCATTCTTATTGTGGGTGaataagacaaaaataagaTAACAATATATAACTTGAGTGTAGTTCTAATGTTTATGTACAGTTGCTTTTCTGACTTCTTATTCAGTAGTTGCTGGGTGTAATGAAACTtccatttttgtgtgtgttcgTGCATGTGTTCACACTACAGTGGCCTTGTTGTCTACTCTGAGGGACCATTAAACTTGGACCATAAACCAGAAGATATGTCTGAACTCTTCAGACCTTTTCACACACTGCTAAGAAAAATAAGGCAAGTAATGAAAGATGCTTGTAACTGCTTCTCTTCCTAAGTGAAAATCTGAGGCCTAGAAAAGAACACATAAACGCCTAGAAAAGTCTTTGTTTGCTATGTTAACcataaactgcattttcctcTCATCTGCCTGATACACCCATGAAATAACTAAATGtagtttttcatttcatggcatttttcttaacttttcatgtctgtgtgatagtttctttttttctgaatatcattttattacatttcagattttccttATGTTTGGATGATGCCTGAAAAACTAAAGTTGCAGTTTATTTTGGGGAGATCCTGTTTCTAATTAGCATCAATGTTTCTGTTTAACTAGGCTTATTACATTTTCTCCATATGTTATGATGCAGTACTCAGATAATTTTTAATCTAATAGAAATGACTGTCAATTTTGCGTATTGTGGATCTATTTTTACAGGATGGATCATTTTATGTATACCTCTTTTCACATTGTTTCAGTCTTGGTAACCATTGGGGATATGGCCTTTGGCTCAACTTAAGTATAAAGGgcattaaagtatttttttcttagctgaGGTCTTTAGAAGACTGATCTGTTACATTGAAGAAATCAAGCTGTATCTTTAAAGGATCTTTGTAGTCAGTTTTTTATATTCACCATTAAGGTATCTTATCtgggtgttaaaaaaaaacctgaatctGTAAGCCCTACTATTTTCTTAGAATTCAAATCTATATATCAACTGCAAATTTAATTCCTAGAAATCTCTAGAGACAATTCAGCAGAAGTTATTCtttcctgtgtccagttttcaCCTGTTTATCGCCTTCCCTGTATGTCCTGATGACGGTTTGATGTAAGAATAGTTTTCACGTAGATAAGTTTATCCAGATTAATCTCCTCTCATCTGTTAGTGGTGAGGCATCTCCTGAGGGAGAATGCAAGCTCTGTCAGGGATGGTTCAGAGAGGAGCCTATTTCTGAAGTTAGCTTTTATGAATATCCAGACCACATCCTTCTGTGTCCCATGAAGATTTCCTAGTATTTCTGTCTAGAAgtaatacagttttatttttgggATCATTAATGATATTCATATTGAAATTTCAGAATTGACAAATCAATATGTTTGGGGGAGGGACTGGGTGACTGGTTTTATAAAACACTGAGTAAAGAAGAATATGAATTGAGGAGCAAAACTTAAGttaaagggggggaaaaaaactttaaTGGTACTGAAGCATAAAGAGTCCGTGAAGTTTACATTAAAATACCTTATTCCCAGTATATGGCTATCACAGACATTTTCACCAGCATTCCACTGGCTGACTAAAGccaaaagaatatttaaaagttaataTACTTCTCATAATCTGTACTTTCTGCTTACTCCTTACTTTTTACaacatggaaaatgaaaatcaatgaAGTCAGTTTATTGCTTAgtccatttaattttcagttactTTGAACTTAATGCTTGGGTTGAAAACATGTTAGTAAAATGCTTGTTTGTTCAATAACTACAATTTTCAATGCAaacttcaaaaaatgaaaagactCAGATTCATCTTTGGAAAAAGTTCTGATATACTTTAAGACTTATTTATTCTTTCAAGTGagtattaaaaatgtgatttcagtTGTCTAGCAGACAAAAAGTTTGCAAAGTGTTCTTAGTGAGGTAGCATCTATCAGAGCAGAATTTAAGCAAGTTAAGATGTAATGTGAAATCTTACTTCTTGGCAGTCTCTGAACTGAAGGAGTATCAAGGAGCTTGAATATTTGAAAGAGCTGGGCTCAGAAACAGCCTTTAGTAATATTCttgaatgaaaaatacattgaatGAAAATAACAATGAGATACAAATAAGTGTGCAGTTCATGTAGGATAactaaattacttttaaaagtacCTAAGCTgtctaggattttttttttggttatcACAGATTTTTAAGTCATCAGGCTGCAATTCCTACTCAGTGAGAATGTTCACAGAAACCTGTAAGGGAAGATGGAATGCGATATTTGAGCTCGTCCCCAGCAAAAAgggataatttttttccaggagtCTTTCTCTACTCCATCACCAATAGTTAAGGCATGAAAATAGATTCAAGTAGACTTCTGTTATAGTTGCATCTTGTGTTGCAGTTGTGTGCCTGTTGTAAGAAACAGAACAACATCTTACTGCAGGATATGATCACATCCCAGTAAATTTCTCCATAAAGTTCTATAACTTTGTAGCCaactaaatattttaactcGTGGAACAACACCAATATACAGCTGGTTATTTTGTAGGATTACAGGTAATTTTTAATCTGTACTATCCTAAAACATCCCTCCTGTTAAAGGCAATGACAACCACTGTATTTATGTGGATCCACATAAGTAAATTGGAACTAGCAGAGAAAATTATCTATCGGCTATGAAAATTTTTGATGTTGTGTTGGTGGCTGGCAACTTTGAAAACAACAGAGATTGTGGAGACTCTGAGCAAAAGCAGTAAGGGTTCTTTTTTAGCTTTTGGAAAGGTTGAGCAGCAAATGATGGCTTTGAGTGTTTTAATTAATACCTAAGCAAGGTGCttgtgttgatttttatttcagatagaAAACATCAGAATTGGAATTTTATACATCTACCAATGCATAATTATATAGTAGCGTTATCTCTATTCCTTTTAACTAAGGCATTTGAACCATTTCTGCCAAACTACTGTAATCTGCCTAGTGAGTCTACAAAGTGTATCATCTGCTGTATGCATAGATGTTTAATTTAGATGCCTGTGACAGTGAACATTCTTGTGATAAAATGTTACCTATACTATATATACATTTGAGGCTGCTATACggagattttcagaagtgagcAAACTTGGGCTTTTGCAGTACTCCttaattctgcctttttttcagagCCCTCTGCTTGCCTGGTGCTTATTTCTGGACCATTACATCTAATGGCAGGGCCCCTATGGATTTTGGTGGTGCAGAATCAGAGGATCGTACCATCTTAAGTACACTGAAACCTTTCTGTATCATTGACTAGAAATCAAATGCAGTATACCTGTTGTGCGTTAAAGAATGTGGGGGACCTTGTGGAACCCGTATGCTTTGAAAGTGTGCACAGTGATTGGGGGGAAACTGGTTAGTTTTTCCAAGATGGCTGTGTTTAAAACTTTGAGCTGATTTTAAACTTTTGCACTAAAGGAGTACTGGTGGTATCTGCCGTATTAATGTTGGTTTCTCAGCGTGGAGGTATCGGAGCAGATCTGCGGGCTTTGCTGTGCTGAACTCAGCTCAGCGCTGCGGAAGCAGGAGGATGCAACTTGGATTCCTGTACCCGCATCATGTTCTGATGGTGGCAGCTCCATCAAGACAACGGTTCAGAGCAGGAACTAAAGCACAGGCTGGCAATAACAACgctgttctctgaaaacagaCAATTTAAAATTCTAGTCAGAATAGGAGCAAAGTTAATGAAGGAGGCTTGGAGAATGTGTGAGATCAGTGCACGTGGGGTTTTGTGGCCCTGGTCCTCTATTCAGCCAAATTTGTCTTTAAATGAACATCTGGCCTCAGATCtttgaagaagtaatttctgcacCCTGGGTATTGGCAGTAGAGTAAAATATGTTTATTGGGTTTGCAATAGGCAGAGTAAATTTCTACTACTTCTTGTAACAAGCAGAGTACATCTTAAGAACTtgccttgtttttctgtcaGTGGCTGTAGccccaggaagaaaaatgtgccTCGTATTTTCAAGGCTAGATTGCCTTCCTGTGATACTGTGCCAAAAAGAGTAAAAGCAGGTGAAACCCCAACAAGTGCCTTTTTTACATTCAGTGTTTTCTAAAGGCTCTGTGAGAAGGAAGCGCACTGCTGCTGTCAGGGTGGGCTGCAGAACTTCTCTTTACCTGCAGCTTCTGAAtaatgaaagcagaagaaacaactCTTCTTTTCCATACGAGTACAGTGCTCGCTTGGATCCAATGACAAGTTACAGATGcttcagcagaaaggaaatgaacTGTGGACGTAGTTACAGCTTAATTAAACCTTACAGTTTAATAATGATGCCTGATGTTTAGTTTTAAACTTTCAGCAGTGAGAtttagcatttctttctgtacacTGGTtgacattaattttattctcaATATTTACATAggcattttaaaacatgcagtGTTTCTAATGTTGGCAGTGAATGCTGTATAATCTAATACACGGTATATCAAAAAGATAACTGTTGATCAAACGTTTGTCACCTTGCAAGGAAACTTGTATTCAAAACAGCCCAGTGAGTTGAGGGGCTTTTTATGCAGAGGACTGAAGATAATTGTATGAGCCTCTTTCAGAACAAGCTGTATTTGTTAATAGCAAAATTTCTGGTGATTGAGTTGGGAAATTGAGCATATGCCTTTGAATTTAAAGGAGGATTATTTCTCTACTGAAATAACAGGGTTGGTAGACTACCACATGTAATCCAACTGATGATGTATAGCAGCTCTTGCAAGGCGGTATGGAGCTGACTCACCTAAAAAGATACGAGGACTGTCGGCtgatttaattgatttttttttttctttttgaatcaAGCTTTCTTTACTTATCCTCAAAACTGCACACTATTGTTCTTAAATTTTGAGGTTGTGTTATTGGCAGAAACGAAGAGTTTGTTACTCAAGTCAATGAAGCCGGCCAGCATAAAGTAAATACGTATTTCCAGCACTTACTTTACAGTGAATATGTGAAACCTGTTTCGAATAGGTCTGAGCAGTCAGGCTCTCTGTGTcttcagaaaggaagcagagcagctctgggcacCCAGACATCCAGGAGTCCCAGGCGCTGCTCTGCAATGTTCTGGAGACTGAACAAAGCCCCAGACTAGATGCTGAAAGTCAGGATTCAATCTTAGATTTTCCCTGGGCCCATTTCATTCCCAGTTATGCTGATGAGCTTGGATGGAAAGCAAATTCCTGTGAATGTTGCTGGTATAGTCTATATTTGTAGAATTTGCTAATTCTTATCTCGTGTTTTGAGACGAGGTATGACTGGTGTATAGAGACGCGTAGCTGATGTTTAAGCAGTTGACTGTTGATCAGTTCCTGACACACACATTTTCATCCATGCAAGGAAAGTTCACTGAGGATTATTGAACAAAAGGTTGCCACCATGGTTCAGAAATCCCTGAGCTACAGGCTGCTGGAAGCCAGTAGGATGCACTCAGCAGGGATCACTGCGTGCTTGTCCTGTTCTTATGCTCTTCCTTAGAATCTGTTGTCAGAGACAAGCTTCTCTACTTGATGGACCCTGGCCTGACCCAGAAATATCTTACAGTTTTAATATCTTTGCATAGGTGAGGGACAAGCTTAAAGCTTTCACTGTTGTGTTTGTGTGCTTactctgttgtggtttttttaaattgaaaaccCAACTGTTTGTAAAATCCCACAttacttttgtttctgcttATAAAATCCTACATCACAGTGTTTCTGTAAAAACTGACAAACTGAAAATTCATAATACAAAGCCTCATGGCTTCTATGCTTTTGTTGATTATACTGGTataattctttcaaaaataaacaataacaaTGCAGCTATTTTTATGTTGACCTTAAAACTTAAACCATTCTCTGTCAGTTTGTTTTTATGATGCTGTTAAAATGCTTAATCTCTTACAGACACTGATTACTGTTTCAATAAAAGATATGAGTAATGAGATGGTATAATTATATATTGtttagacaaaaaaaaggaatgtataGGTCTTCTAAAATGTTCTAGCGTGCCAGATAGCAATACTGGTTTATAGCCTTATTAGCTAAGTGCGTCTAACAAAGACTGCCCATTTCTTTCTTACTCATTTATGATTGAAAAAATTGTCAAACTTCAGACTTGGAGATGCATATGGaatgatttaaagaaatatttctctattAGAGAATgtggaagaaagtgaaaaggGGACGATATGATGGTGTGATTATTCTTATAAGGTGGTACTTCCATAGgcttagaatttttttcagggTCATATAACTCTTACAtaaaagcatgattttttttttaaatataaagatgTTAATTGTATGGAATGTACATAATCATAACAATGTATGTTCTATACTTATTCTGACTTAAGCATGCTTATCTAAACtgttatcttttttaaaaatattagggTAGCTGATATACAAGTCAGATACcagtaatgtatttttttggcAATTTGATCGTTTAGTGAtagtatttgaaaaaatatttggtctTTGAGTTAACAAGTTAAGAATGCAAGCCATTGACTGGAAATCAAATATGAGACGTGTTGAATGGTTTTTTGGTCCTCTTGTTTAGACTGAAGTTACTTCTTTAATGGAATTCTTTTAATATGTgcatattgttactattattattattggggggtttttgttattattattatgccAGCTGTATATCACCTGCTAGCCCATGATTTCTAAACACATGAGGACTCCTAGCCTCTGTTTAAGCAGGAGGTCTTGCTTTTCCCATCCCTTCATTTATGCTAAAATATACTTGCTGGTCTTTGAAAATTGTTGACAGCCATTCTTGATAGAGGATgtcttattattatttttacatgtgGCTTCTAATTGAGAAGCATAGCGTAAATCAAATTCAGACTTAAAATTTTAAGTGCTGCTGTGTCTATGGATTTGTGTTAAAATTATAAAGCACCTAAACATAACAGCTTCAAATAACACTTTGTTTTTAGGTGCTCGTAGTCCTAAACTGCAATACTGAGGACACTTGATAACACTGGGGATGCTGCATGTCTCTAGAAAACATAGTTTAGTAAATACCTAGATGTTTGCTTTTAGGCCTGCCTGTTTCTTAACATCATGCGGAAGCTTAGCTCCCTAATGACTGACTGACGTGTTTGAGGCAGTAGAGCGACAACTTAACTTCCAATCCCTGTTCCAGTGAACAGGCTTCCAAGGCATCAGCGTTGCATAAATGATACTACTATTTTTAACGATTTCTCTTTATCTGAGGATGTAATGGTGTGAAACTCCTGTGGTACTCTTTTGCAGAATAACTTTCAGAATCTAATACGAAGGATGGCAAATTGGTTTACTAATCAAAGTCAAATTTGTgaattaaaaacttaaaatgacAATATATCTAACTGTGGGTAACATTTTCACATAAGTaaatggggaggggaaagatCCATTTTTGCgtgtgttttgatttattttgggGCTTCATTGCAAGGATGTAAATAATTTGGTACCCTGAATTTGCATGAGTAGTCTCAAATTCAGGCATCAGCAATCACATGTGTTCTGAATATGAATGCCAAATGCACCTTGAGTTACACAGGCGATAGTACTCTGTGCCCCTAGGTTCTGGATTTCTGTACTAAcagtaaaagcttttttaaaaatctgtaacatCGGTGCCTTTTATGATTGTAAATGCAAAGTGATGTGTGTATTCCTTATTTTCAGGGATCTACTTCAGACACTAACTGAGGATGAACTGCACACACTGGAACGTAACCTCTGCATCTCTCAAGATGTGGATTTTCCTGTCAGAGCAGATCCTGAAGTACCCTCTGTCATTACACCGGGCATAACTGCAACTTTGCCTGCTAAGGAGCTTTCAGCAAAGGCTGAAAACACAGAGGCTGAGCTGGCTTGTTCTATGCAGTATGATGAACAGGAGCTGGAACAGCTGAATAGGATGGTACACAGAGTCGGAGATGAAAtgtcttctctgctttcccctCCAAGCATCTGTCAGTCTCCAGCTCACAGACCTAGCCTAAGAAATAGTTCTAGCACAGAAGCTTCACCAACGAGACACCATCTTGACAATTTAACTGATGAGGAGGACAGAGTGTTTTTTATGGATGACCTAGATGGAGCAGGAGAAGCTCTTGCTGGGTTGGATTCAGTAAGTGATACTTTTGCTTGGGTGAACAACCCTTGCCACAGTTCAAAACAGAACCTGCAATACAGAGATGCTTTGCTGTATGACAATGGCCATCAGACAGAGGAAACTTTGTGTTTAAAAGATGCTGAAAGTGACTTaagcaataataacaatattgaAGATAGCAAACAGATGTCTGGCATCTCAGTTCAGAATTCATGCAGCTGTCTAGAAGGTCCAGACTCACAGTTATACCTCAATGGCTGGGATGCGTATGCTGATgatgcagaaacagcagaagtgaTAGCTCACAGGACAGGGGGAATGAAAATATCTGCTACTGTAATATTCAATCCTAAATCTCCCTCTAGCTCGGAGTCCCCAGTAACAACTCCAGAAGCAGCTATTAGTTGTGTTCCTGGATCTGCTAATCCATTAGCaaatgaggaggaggatgaatCCCATAAACTCAGTATAGCTGCCACAAACTGTCTAATTAATTCCTGTGTGTGTTGTGGCAGCTGTGAAGACAGCAGGGAGGACAGTGTTGAAGGTTTAAAGACTAAACATTCTGCAGGAGGTGTTGTAAATGCTTCATACACGTTGGTAAAGTCTAAGGAAATGGACCATGTAGATAACTTGGACAATTCAGTCCCTGCACAGGAAACATTAAAACCTGAAACTTCTGCTTTGTTAGCAGAAGGAGACTTTGGCAGAGAAGAGCAAAAACTGCCGATCTCCTCTAAGTGCCTGGCACATACCTCAGGTTCACAGGTAGGAGCAGAAAATGACTTacaaggagaagcagaaagcatcTCAAGTCAGCAgaagtgggagaagagaaaacaacTATGTGAGAAAAAACAGGACAACAATGAAGATGCTAGTAGTgaaaggacagcaaaggaagatgTCAAGTCAAGATCTAGTTCAAGGTAAGAGCAATGTGATGTTTTGGTAGTAACTTGCATGTAAATAAATTCCTATATCCTTGTACGTTAGTGATCGGTgtatagaattgtagaatcatagcatcgtttaggttggaaaagacctttaagatcatccagtccaaccattaacctaacattaccaagtccaccgctaaaccaatcaagggtagactagactaaaccatgtccccaagtgccacatctacccgttttttgaacacttccagggatggggactccaccacctctctgggcagcctgttccaatgcttgactaccctttccatgaagaaatttttcctaatatccaatctaaacctcccctggcacagcttgagcccatttcttcttgtcctatcgctgacgacttgggagaagagcccaacacccacctcactacaacctcctttcaggtagttgtagagagcaataaggtctcccctcggcctcctcttctccagactaaataaTTAATGTTGATTCCTTTGTGCCTTACTGTGTCATTATTGCAGAGATCGTGTGTGTGATGCCGGATCTCTCCCTTTGTTGTATGTGTGTAGGGTTCAGGATAATGCAATGGGGGTAACTTGAACCATGAAGCATTACCACAATATAAAGGctacagaaataaacatttgtttaaTAACATACCAATtgaattatgaaatattttactggTAGTGGAAATAGAATCAAGAGTCCTTTGTGCTGGAGTTAATTCCTCTTACAGTTAAAAGACAACTTGTCATGCATGAAACTTGACTTTTGAGAAGGTAATTTTATCTTCCTCGTTATTCTGAGTATTTGCAATCTTAGGCTTGCACATGTGATCATATTCCAGGCCTTACAACAGGGTTTCTGAATAAGAAGTAATTCACAAATCCCTTTGACATTTCATGCTTTTACAACATTTCAAGTGGAATATTGCTTAAAAGTAATTACTGTGTGTTTAATTAGTGTCCTGATAAATCATACATTGTTTA
Encoded proteins:
- the ZFYVE28 gene encoding lateral signaling target protein 2 homolog isoform X2 is translated as MDECIPHERANRDFCVKFPEEIRHDNLAGQLWFGAECLAAGSIIMNREIESMAMRPLAKDLTRSLEEVRNIIRDQALRDLNLYTEKMKDSLKHFDVLFAEFELSYVSAMVPVKSPKEYYVQQEVIVLFCETVERALRLGYLTQDMIDDYEPALMFTIPRLAIVCGLVVYSEGPLNLDHKPEDMSELFRPFHTLLRKIRDLLQTLTEDELHTLERNLCISQDVDFPVRADPEVPSVITPGITATLPAKELSAKAENTEAELACSMQYDEQELEQLNRMVHRVGDEMSSLLSPPSICQSPAHRPSLRNSSSTEASPTRHHLDNLTDEEDRVFFMDDLDGAGEALAGLDSVSDTFAWVNNPCHSSKQNLQYRDALLYDNGHQTEETLCLKDAESDLSNNNNIEDSKQMSGISVQNSCSCLEGPDSQLYLNGWDAYADDAETAEVIAHRTGGMKISATVIFNPKSPSSSESPVTTPEAAISCVPGSANPLANEEEDESHKLSIAATNCLINSCVCCGSCEDSREDSVEGLKTKHSAGGVVNASYTLVKSKEMDHVDNLDNSVPAQETLKPETSALLAEGDFGREEQKLPISSKCLAHTSGSQVGAENDLQGEAESISSQQKWEKRKQLCEKKQDNNEDASSERTAKEDVKSRSSSSSQDGLRDSPLSSISSSDYESVSVTTCSLSSVYALSSCSSDDIDQEEIQLALQAAKIATREKIRSRFHGSNDLIHRLFVCISGVADQLQTNYASDLRSILKTLFEVMATKPETEDKEKQKKVNQSLRNAALEDCALCQESISSSELAAKARDGDFEDPPDWVPDEVCSYCTACKAPFTVIRRKHHCRSCGKIFCSRCSSHSAPLPRYGQMKPVRVCTHCYMFHVTPFYSDRAGI
- the ZFYVE28 gene encoding lateral signaling target protein 2 homolog isoform X4, whose protein sequence is MDECIPHERANRDFCVKFPEEIRHDNLAGQLWFGAECLAAGSIIMNREIESMAMRPLAKDLTRSLEEVRNIIRDQALRDLNLYTEKMKDSLKHFDVLFAEFELSYVSAMVPVKSPKEYYVQQEVIVLFCETVERALRLGYLTQDMIDDYEPALMFTIPRLAIVCGLVVYSEGPLNLDHKPEDMSELFRPFHTLLRKIRDLLQTLTEDELHTLERNLCISQDVDFPVRADPEVPSVITPGITATLPAKELSAKAENTEAELACSMQYDEQELEQLNRMVHRVGDEMSSLLSPPSICQSPAHRPSLRNSSSTEASPTRHHLDNLTDEEDRVFFMDDLDGAGEALAGLDSVSDTFAWVNNPCHSSKQNLQYRDALLYDNGHQTEETLCLKDAESDLSNNNNIEDSKQMSGISVQNSCSCLEGPDSQLYLNGWDAYADDAETAEVIAHRTGGMKISATVIFNPKSPSSSESPVTTPEAAISCVPGSANPLANEEEDESHKLSIAATNCLINSCVCCGSCEDSREDSVEGLKTKHSAGGVVNASYTLVKSKEMDHVDNLDNSVPAQETLKPETSALLAEGDFGREEQKLPISSKCLAHTSGSQVGAENDLQGEAESISSQQKWEKRKQLCEKKQDNNEDASSERTAKEDHDHILGNSLMTSSCSSDDIDQEEIQLALQAAKIATREKIRSRFHGSNDLIHRLFVCISGVADQLQTNYASDLRSILKTLFEVMATKPETEDKEKQKKVNQSLRNAALEDCALCQESISSSELAAKARDGDFEDPPDWVPDEVCSYCTACKAPFTVIRRKHHCRSCGKIFCSRCSSHSAPLPRYGQMKPVRVCTHCYMFHVTPFYSDRAGI
- the ZFYVE28 gene encoding lateral signaling target protein 2 homolog isoform X1 codes for the protein MDECIPHERANRDFCVKFPEEIRHDNLAGQLWFGAECLAAGSIIMNREIESMAMRPLAKDLTRSLEEVRNIIRDQALRDLNLYTEKMKDSLKHFDVLFAEFELSYVSAMVPVKSPKEYYVQQEVIVLFCETVERALRLGYLTQDMIDDYEPALMFTIPRLAIVCGLVVYSEGPLNLDHKPEDMSELFRPFHTLLRKIRDLLQTLTEDELHTLERNLCISQDVDFPVRADPEVPSVITPGITATLPAKELSAKAENTEAELACSMQYDEQELEQLNRMVHRVGDEMSSLLSPPSICQSPAHRPSLRNSSSTEASPTRHHLDNLTDEEDRVFFMDDLDGAGEALAGLDSVSDTFAWVNNPCHSSKQNLQYRDALLYDNGHQTEETLCLKDAESDLSNNNNIEDSKQMSGISVQNSCSCLEGPDSQLYLNGWDAYADDAETAEVIAHRTGGMKISATVIFNPKSPSSSESPVTTPEAAISCVPGSANPLANEEEDESHKLSIAATNCLINSCVCCGSCEDSREDSVEGLKTKHSAGGVVNASYTLVKSKEMDHVDNLDNSVPAQETLKPETSALLAEGDFGREEQKLPISSKCLAHTSGSQVGAENDLQGEAESISSQQKWEKRKQLCEKKQDNNEDASSERTAKEDVKSRSSSSSQDGLRDSPLSSISSSDYESVSVTTCSLSSVYALSSLMTSSCSSDDIDQEEIQLALQAAKIATREKIRSRFHGSNDLIHRLFVCISGVADQLQTNYASDLRSILKTLFEVMATKPETEDKEKQKKVNQSLRNAALEDCALCQESISSSELAAKARDGDFEDPPDWVPDEVCSYCTACKAPFTVIRRKHHCRSCGKIFCSRCSSHSAPLPRYGQMKPVRVCTHCYMFHVTPFYSDRAGI